From Plasmodium brasilianum strain Bolivian I chromosome 5, whole genome shotgun sequence, the proteins below share one genomic window:
- a CDS encoding hypothetical protein (conserved Plasmodium protein), which yields MALTTDYSKLGEVVYQVQESPSLYSQEKYFTQKQNDEFYDIKKFMCLGGTINDNAVYDLDKILKEGNRKCYKTLTESYQILGYKYSTTNNNDNVKFTKLFYDNYSNLFYCMHLYNDDKKCNSLFKHFYNTINYDKIYKK from the coding sequence atggcCCTGACGACGGACTACTCCAAACTGGGAGAGGTGGTTTATCAAGTACAGGAATCGCCATCGCTTTATAGTCAagagaaatattttacacaaaaacaaaatgacgaattttatgatataaaGAAGTTTATGTGCCTAGGAGGTACAATCAATGATAATGCAGTATATGACCTGGATAAAATATTGAAAGAAGGAAACagaaaatgttataaaaccTTAACAGAGTCATATCAAATATTAGGTTATAAATATAGtacaacaaataataatgacaatGTAAAGTTTACCAAACTGTTTTACGACAACTACTCcaatttgttttattgtaTGCACCtatataatgatgataaaaaatgcaATTCTTTGTTTAAGCACTTTTACAACACAATTAATTATGACAAAATTTATAAGAAGTAG